The DNA sequence GGCGGCCGAGGCGGAGCTGAGCCATGCGCTGGTGATCTTTCACTTTCAGCGCAAGGAGCGGCTGGTCCACGAGCTGCTCGACTGGCTGATCGCCACCACCCCGGTGCTTCGCGCGCCGCTGGAGGTGGCGGACCTTCCCCACGCGATGGACCGGCTGGACGCGGTGCTGCGGCAGGAGATGGAGCGGCTTGCGCGCGAGCCCCGGCACACGCGGCTGTTCCTGGAGTTCTGGGCGATGGGCGCGCGCGACGATGCCATCCGGGTGCGCATCAGCGCCGAGCTGGAGCGCTACCGGCGGGCCTTCCACGCCATCATGGAGGCGCTGCTGC is a window from the Longimicrobium sp. genome containing:
- a CDS encoding TetR/AcrR family transcriptional regulator; translation: MPGKRASEDVRREQILRAAFEVAVRDGIGGLTIRAVAAEAELSHALVIFHFQRKERLVHELLDWLIATTPVLRAPLEVADLPHAMDRLDAVLRQEMERLAREPRHTRLFLEFWAMGARDDAIRVRISAELERYRRAFHAIMEALLRAEPAAFAGATADGLAAMAVSWIHGCAVQAMIDPEHFDSGEYLAAVRGIVGQRG